From a region of the Anaeromyxobacter sp. genome:
- a CDS encoding acetylornithine transaminase, translated as MSLTESWAARAQAALTPNYKPQPVALVRGEGRRVWDVDGKAYLEFLGGVAVNVLGHCHPAAVQALTEQARTLWHVSNHYYVPRQIEAAEALLAATPFARRAFFCNSGAEANEVMLKLARKYHADRGHPERCEIVSTVNSFHGRTLFTVTAGGQEKYQHGFEPLVPGIRHVPYGDVAALERALDARTAAFIVEPIQGEAGVVEPPPGYLAAARALTTRAGALLCLDEVQTGMGRTGKMWAHQWEGITPDLMSSAKALGAGFPIGALLASAEVGDHLTAGSHGSTYGGNPLACAVALAVLDELGRGGLLERSRLVGAHLRARLEALAAGGRVAGVRGRGLLLGVVVKGVQAGAVMAGARQRGLLVNAIGDDVLRLAPPLTLTTAEADEAADLLGAALDAAPAT; from the coding sequence ATGAGCCTGACCGAGTCCTGGGCTGCGCGCGCGCAGGCGGCCCTCACGCCCAACTACAAGCCCCAGCCGGTGGCGCTGGTGCGCGGCGAGGGGCGGCGGGTCTGGGACGTGGACGGCAAGGCCTACCTGGAGTTCCTGGGCGGCGTGGCCGTCAACGTGCTGGGCCACTGCCACCCGGCCGCGGTCCAGGCCCTCACCGAGCAGGCCCGCACCCTCTGGCACGTCTCCAACCACTACTACGTGCCGCGCCAGATCGAGGCCGCCGAGGCCCTGCTGGCCGCCACCCCGTTCGCCCGCCGCGCCTTCTTCTGCAACAGCGGCGCCGAGGCCAACGAGGTGATGCTCAAGCTGGCGCGCAAGTACCACGCCGACCGCGGCCACCCGGAGCGCTGCGAGATCGTCTCCACCGTCAACTCCTTCCACGGGCGCACCCTCTTCACCGTCACCGCCGGCGGGCAGGAGAAGTACCAGCACGGCTTCGAGCCGCTGGTGCCGGGGATCCGGCACGTCCCCTACGGCGACGTGGCCGCCCTGGAGCGGGCCCTCGACGCGCGCACCGCGGCCTTCATCGTGGAGCCCATCCAGGGTGAGGCCGGGGTGGTCGAGCCGCCGCCCGGCTACCTGGCGGCGGCGCGCGCCCTCACCACCCGCGCCGGGGCGCTGCTGTGCCTCGACGAGGTCCAGACCGGCATGGGGCGCACCGGGAAGATGTGGGCCCACCAGTGGGAGGGGATCACCCCCGACCTCATGTCCAGCGCCAAGGCGCTCGGCGCCGGCTTCCCCATCGGCGCGCTGCTGGCCAGCGCCGAGGTGGGCGACCACCTGACCGCCGGCAGCCACGGCAGCACCTACGGCGGCAACCCGCTGGCCTGCGCGGTGGCGCTGGCGGTGCTGGACGAGCTGGGGCGGGGCGGGCTGCTGGAGCGCTCGCGCCTGGTCGGGGCGCACCTCCGGGCCCGGCTCGAGGCCCTGGCCGCGGGCGGTCGGGTGGCCGGGGTGCGCGGCCGCGGCCTGCTGCTCGGCGTGGTGGTGAAGGGCGTCCAGGCCGGCGCGGTCATGGCCGGGGCGCGCCAGCGCGGCCTGCTGGTGAACGCCATCGGCGACGACGTGCTCCGCCTGGCCCCGCCGCTGACCCTCACCACCGCGGAGGCCGACGAGGCCGCCGACCTGCTGGGCGCGGCGCTGGACGCCGCCCCGGCCACCTAG
- a CDS encoding tyrosine recombinase XerC encodes MAVDVATLPAEVQRFEVFLRTEKRASPHTLKAYLGDLAQYAAYLAEAGQPLVPSSPLLVRGWLARQAGGAGAVSLGRKLSAIRSLYRFLVREGLADANPARGVASPKRPRRLPEVLPEAEVAALVETPTAHLATPLALRDRAFLELLYASGLRVSELTGLDVGGVDLAAGQVLVLGKRRKERIVPVGRTACQAIARYLDEARPALAAGPDFGGAGHALFLNFRGGRLTGRSVARLLTKWVDQSGLPRQVHPHMLRHCFATHLLGNGADLRGIQELLGHASLSTTQRYTHLDWKRLAAVYDDAHPRAKRGA; translated from the coding sequence ATGGCCGTGGACGTCGCCACCCTTCCAGCCGAGGTGCAGCGCTTCGAGGTCTTCCTGCGGACCGAGAAGCGGGCCTCGCCGCACACCCTGAAGGCCTACCTGGGCGACCTCGCGCAGTACGCCGCCTACCTGGCCGAGGCCGGGCAGCCGCTGGTGCCCTCGTCGCCGCTGCTGGTGCGCGGCTGGCTGGCGCGGCAGGCCGGCGGCGCGGGCGCGGTCTCCCTGGGGCGCAAGCTCTCGGCCATCCGCTCGCTCTACCGGTTCCTGGTGCGCGAGGGGCTGGCCGACGCCAACCCGGCGCGCGGCGTGGCCAGCCCCAAGCGGCCCAGGCGCCTGCCCGAGGTGCTCCCCGAGGCGGAGGTGGCGGCGCTGGTCGAGACCCCCACCGCGCACCTGGCCACGCCGCTGGCCCTGCGCGACCGGGCCTTCCTGGAGCTGCTCTACGCCAGCGGCCTGCGCGTCTCCGAGCTCACCGGCCTGGACGTCGGCGGGGTGGACCTGGCCGCCGGCCAGGTGCTGGTGCTGGGCAAGCGGCGCAAGGAGCGGATCGTGCCGGTGGGGCGCACCGCCTGCCAGGCCATCGCCCGCTACCTCGACGAGGCCAGGCCGGCCCTGGCGGCCGGCCCCGACTTCGGCGGCGCCGGCCACGCCCTCTTCCTCAACTTCCGCGGCGGGCGGCTCACCGGCCGCTCGGTGGCGCGGCTCCTCACCAAGTGGGTCGACCAGTCCGGCCTGCCGCGCCAGGTCCACCCGCACATGCTGCGCCACTGCTTCGCCACCCACCTGCTCGGCAACGGCGCCGACCTGCGCGGCATCCAGGAGCTGCTGGGCCACGCCTCGCTCTCCACCACCCAGCGCTACACCCACCTCGACTGGAAGCGGCTGGCGGCCGTCTACGACGACGCCCACCCGCGCGCCAAGCGGGGCGCCTGA